The sequence below is a genomic window from Candidatus Latescibacterota bacterium.
CCAACGGCACTCTCACATCGTTGTACGACACTTCGGCAGTCGAGGTCATCTTTATCCCCATCTTGGATCCCACATCCTCGGTCGTAAGCCCTTCAGCGTCTTTCGGGACGATTATGATCGCCATCCCCTTGTATGAGGGCTTGATTTCCTGGTCGATCTGAACGAGCGTCAGGTAGAAATCGGCGATCTGACCGTTGGTGATGAAGGTCTTCAGGCCATTGATCACCCAGTCATCACCGTCTTTTACTGCTTTCGTGTCCATCCTGGTGATATCGCTGCCATGATTGGGCTCGGTAAACGATCCGGCCGATATTATCTGCCCCGACGCAATGGCGGGGAGATATTCTTTCTTCTGCTCGTCGCTGCCGTGCCTCATGATGATCTCCGCCGCGAAATCGGAAAGGGTCAAAGCGGTTCCCAGCCCGGAATCCTGACGACAGAACGCCTCGACCACGAGAACGTTCTCCATCACGCCAAGTCCGAGTCCTCCAGCTTCCTCGGGGAAATGCAGGCCGATGAATCCCAGCTCCGCGGCTTTCTTCCACAGCTCACGGGGGAACGAATGTTCCTCTTCATGTTTCAGCGCCAATTCCCTTGTAAATTCACCTTTTGCGAATTTACGTGCCGCTTCCTGCATATCCTTTTGATCAGTTGTGAGTTCAAAATCCATCTTACCCTCCCGGGATTATTTTCATACCTTGGCGGACCCGCATATATCGACAGGCTAACTCTCTCAAAATTGTTGACTTTGGCGATTCTAGCAAATGATCGGACCCAAAATCAACAGATACTTGGTTTTCGTCCACCTTTGGAACAGGAATTGCCAATATTCCCCATCGGAGGGTGATAATGAGATTCAGACATATCAGGATCCTGACAGGAATTCTGCTTGTATGCCTGCTATTTACAGCAGGTCCGGCTGGTGCTGCGGGAAGGATCGAGGCGGAAAAAGCCTTCGTTGAAGCCCAGAAAGCGCTCGCATCGGGCGACAATGTCTCAGCCGAAAAACATCTCATGAAGGCCCTTCAGAGCGACGCTTCATTCACATCAGCCATATGGCAATTATCCCAGATATACGAGAAACGCGGTAAACTCGAATATGCGAGAGAATTGATCCTTCGCGGACTTAATCAGGATCCGCAAGCCGCCTGGGCCCGGGAGAAA
It includes:
- a CDS encoding acyl-CoA dehydrogenase family protein is translated as MDFELTTDQKDMQEAARKFAKGEFTRELALKHEEEHSFPRELWKKAAELGFIGLHFPEEAGGLGLGVMENVLVVEAFCRQDSGLGTALTLSDFAAEIIMRHGSDEQKKEYLPAIASGQIISAGSFTEPNHGSDITRMDTKAVKDGDDWVINGLKTFITNGQIADFYLTLVQIDQEIKPSYKGMAIIIVPKDAEGLTTEDVGSKMGIKMTSTAEVSYNDVRVPLGNIIGVEGRGFYQVLEFFDESRVEIAATSLGIAQGAFDRAIAYQMEREQFGRPLIKFQINQHKLADMATAIEYSRLLTYKAAWNFDQGRIDPKLTSMAKYVAAKTAVYVADEAIQLLGGYGYMTEYEVERFYRDAKISEIYEGTKEIQKNTIASHLIKEL